Within the Syntrophales bacterium genome, the region AGGGTGAACAAGTTCCGGTGCAAGGCTTGCGGCAGCTGCCTGTCCGTCTGCCCCAACGGGACCATGCAGATACCGGAGGCAAGCACCCGTTCCATCTTCGGCATGATAGAAAAAGCTTTTTCATGAACGAGGACCGACTGAACCGATGACGAAGACAGGCACTCCTGAAATTCCGATTGAAACGACCCGACCCGCAGTCGACGCCCGCCTATTGGTCTTCGCCTGCAAGTGGTGTGGTCTTATCGGCGCTGACGGCGCCGGACGGAAGCGCATCGCTCTGCCCCCGAATTTCAGGGTTATTCCTGTGGAATGTGCCGCTTCAGTGGAGCCCGACGCGGTAATACGGGCCTTTGCCGACGGCATCGACGGTGTCGTCGTCATGGGGTGCCACCTGGGTGGTTGCCGGTTCAACGACGCGAATCATACGGCCGTCAAACGGCTTGAGCTCCTCCGCGAACTTCTTGATGGTACGGGAATCGGTCGGGACAGGCTTCTGGTTTCCTTCGGAACGGCCCATGAGGACCACCAGTTCGCCGGTATCATACAGGATTTCACGGCTCTGATCAAAACAAAGAAGCCCCTTTCACCCTGGATACCCTTCAGAGCTGGAGCTGTGAAGGAGTATAGATAAGCGGGACGCCATGGTTAACGAAGCACGGGAAAAACTGAAAAAAATTCTCATGGACGGGGAAGCGCAGGCCGTATTCGGCCTCATGCAGGGCCCGGCCGGCGTCATCGTGCCCCATGTCTTTACCGTCTCCGCCGCTCTGGACTCCCTCGTGCTGGATCCGAAGTGGCCCCTGGCGAAACCGGCCATGGAAATCCTCCGGACCGCTCCCGAGGGATGGCGGCTTGCCGTGCTCTGTCGTGGCTGCGATGAGCGGGCGCTCTTTGAACTCATCAAGAGAAACCAGGTCGATGCGGAGGCCCTCATCATCGTCGGCATCGCCTGCAGCGAAGAACAGGCCCGGGTCTGCCTCTGCGACCGTCCCGTTCCGTCGAAGCTCGACGTCGGCAATGCCGTTCCGGGGGTGGACCCCTTTCAGGACGATATCGTGCGGGCGTTGCTCGAGGGAGACAGTCACGAACGCATGAAACACTGGGCCGGGGTGCTGAGGCGCTGCGTCAAGTGTTACGGCTGCCGAAACTCCTGTCCCATCTGCGTCTGTGACCCCTGCAAACTGGAGGGTGAGCCTTGGGTGCGGCGAGGGATGATCCCCACAGAGATACTTTCCTTCCACCTCATACGAGCCTTTCACCTCTCCGACACCTGCGTGGCCTGCGGAGCCTGCCAGGAAGCCTGCCCCGCGGGCATTCCTCTGGTGGCACTCCAGCACTCCATGCGAAAGGCCCTGAAGGAAACCTACGGATATGAACCGGGGCTTGATGCCTCGGAACGATCGCCCATTCTGGCAGACTTCATCACGGCGCCCGAGAAAGAGCGGGCCCTGCCTGAATGGATCAACACGATACGAGATTAAAATGGACGTACGATTTACACGAACAATCTGTCCCTACTGCGGAACCGGATGCGGCGTGCTGCTGAAGACGGTCGACGGCCGGGTCGTGGACACGCTACCGGACCGTCGGAACGTTGTGAGCCGGGGACAGCTCTGCATCAAGGGCTGGTCGGCCCACGAATTCGTCTACCACCCCGAGCGGCTGACCCATCCCCTGGTGAAGAAGGGTGATTCCTTCCAGGAGATATCCTGGGGAGATGCCATCGCCATCGCCGCGGGCACACTCCGAGAGATCGCCGATACCCATGGCGGCGACGCCATCGGAGGGCTCTCGTCGGCCAAGTGTACCAACGAAGAGAATTATCTCTTCCAGAAACTTATTCGGGCAGGGTTTCAGACCAACAACGTGGATCATTGCGCCCGGCTCTGACACGCTCCGACGACTGTAGGTCTGGTCCAGACCTTCGGAAGCGGAGCGATGACAAACTCGATCGCCGACCTTGCCGGAGCGGAGTGCGTCTTCATCATCGGTTCCAATGCCGCGGAAAGTCATCCCATCATTATGGGGCAGATCTACAAGGCCATGGACGCGGGAGCCACCGTCATAGTGGTCGACCCTCGAAGAACAGCCGTTGCGGACAATGCAGATATGCACCTCTCCCCCGAGCCCGGTACGGACATCCCTCTCATCGCGGGCATGATGCGCCACATTGTTGATTCGGGGCTTCACAAGGAGGATTTCATCCAAAGCAGAGTGGAGGGTTTCGACGCGCTTCTTGAGTTCCTGGAGGATTGGCCTGTCGAGGAGGCAGCGCGACACACGGGCATAAAGCCGCAGATCATTCGGCAGGTTGCCGAAATCTATGCCGGGGCAAGGGAAGCGGCCATCGTCTATTGCATGGGAATCACCCAGCACGTTTGCGGCTCCGACAACGTGGCGGCTCTTTGTGATCTGGCAATGCTCTGCGGCCACGTGGGCACCGAACATTCCGGCGTCTACCCGTTACGGGGGCAGAACAACGTCCAAGGTGCCTGCGACATGGGTAGCCTGCCCAATGTCTATCCCGGCTACCAGTCCGTGGCCGATGCGGCCGTGAAGCAGAAATTCGAGGCGGCCTGGGGGCGGTCCCTCTCGGACACACCGGGCCTTACCCTGATGGAGATGATCAATGGAGCCGGCAGGGAGGTCCGTGGTCTCTACATTATGGGCGAGAACCCGGCCCTTTCGGACCCCGATGT harbors:
- a CDS encoding hydrogenase iron-sulfur subunit, whose product is MTKTGTPEIPIETTRPAVDARLLVFACKWCGLIGADGAGRKRIALPPNFRVIPVECAASVEPDAVIRAFADGIDGVVVMGCHLGGCRFNDANHTAVKRLELLRELLDGTGIGRDRLLVSFGTAHEDHQFAGIIQDFTALIKTKKPLSPWIPFRAGAVKEYR
- a CDS encoding 4Fe-4S binding protein is translated as MVNEAREKLKKILMDGEAQAVFGLMQGPAGVIVPHVFTVSAALDSLVLDPKWPLAKPAMEILRTAPEGWRLAVLCRGCDERALFELIKRNQVDAEALIIVGIACSEEQARVCLCDRPVPSKLDVGNAVPGVDPFQDDIVRALLEGDSHERMKHWAGVLRRCVKCYGCRNSCPICVCDPCKLEGEPWVRRGMIPTEILSFHLIRAFHLSDTCVACGACQEACPAGIPLVALQHSMRKALKETYGYEPGLDASERSPILADFITAPEKERALPEWINTIRD